Part of the Variovorax sp. PAMC 28711 genome is shown below.
CCTCGACTGGGCCAACCCGTCGAGCTTCGTGCCCGAGTTCTCTGAAGCCATGATCAAGCTCAAGAAGGGCGAGATGACGCAGGTGCCGGTGAAATCGCAGTTCGGTTATCACATCATTCGCGTCGACGACGTGCGCCAGGCGCAGCTGCCGAAGGTCGATGAAGTCAAGCCTCAGATCACGCAGCAACTGGCGCAGCAAAAGCTGCAGAAGTACCAGGAAGACCTGCGCGCGAAAGCCAAGGTGGAATAAGCGCGCTGGCGCTCCGGAGCAAAAGCGGCCCGCGGGCCGCTTTTTTCATGCGTGCGCCGGGCTCACCCGACCCACTTTCGCGCATTGCGCCAGATCTGCATCCAGGGGCTGAACGCGCTCTTGTCTTCCGAGGTCCAGCTCATCTGGATGTTGCGGAACACGCGCTCGGGGTGCGGCATCACGGCGGTGAAGCGTCCGTCCAGCGTTGTCACCGAGGTCAGGCCGCCGGCGCTGCCGTTCGGATTGAACGGGTACTGCTCGGTAGACTGGCCGTGGTTGTCGACATAGCGCATCGCCGCGATCGCCTTCGACGCGTCGCCGCGGTGCTTGAAGTTGGCGTAGCCCTCACCGTGCGCCACCGCGATCGGCAGCCGGCTGCCGGCCAGGCCGCCGAAAAAGATGCTGGGCGACTCGAGTACTTCGACCATCGCGAGCCGCGCCTCGAAGCGCTCGCTCTGGTTGGTGGTGAAGCGCGGCCAGGCCTCGGCGCCGGGAATGATGTCGGCCAGCTCGGCGAACATCTGGCAGCCGTTGCACACGCCGAGGCCGAAGGTGTCGGCGCGGCCAAAGAACGCCTGGAACTGCGCCGACAGCTTCGGGTTGAAGGTGATGCTGCGCGCCCAGCCGATGCCCGCGCCCAGCGTGTCGCCGTAGCTGAACCCGCCGCAGGCGACCACGCCCTTGAAGTCGGCCAGGTCCGCCCTGCCCGACTGCAGGTCGGTCATGTGCACGTCGTAGGCCTCGAAACCTGCCTCGGTGAAGGTGTAGGCCATCTCAACGTGCGAGTTGACGCCTTGCTCGCGCAGGATGGCGACCTTGGGGCGGGACTGGAGGTACGCCGGGGCGATGCCCTCACCCCGACCCTCTTCCGGGGGGAGAGGGAGGAAGACGTGCATGCCGGGGTCCACCGGATCGCCGGCCGCGGCGTGTTCAGCATCGGCACAGGCCGGGTTGTCGCGCTCGCGGGCGATCTTCCAGCTGACCGAGTCCCACACCTGATGCAGGTCGTGCAGGCTCGCGCTGAACACCGACTTGGCATCGCGCCAGACTTCGACCTTGCCCTTTCCGGCATCCATCGTCGAACTCGCCGGCCGCGTCTTGCCGACGAAATGGCTGTGGGCACTGAGGCCGTGGGCGCGCAGCACCTGCATGACGTCGTTGCGGGTTTCGGTGCGCACCTGGAGCAGCATGCCGAGCTCCTCGCTGAAGAGCGCCTTGAGCGTGAGCTCCTCGCGCCGCGCGCTCACCTGCTGCGCCCAGTTCTTGGCGTCGCCCGTTTCCATGCGGCTGTCCGAGATGCCGTCGCCTTCGGTGACCAGCATGTCGACATTCAACGCCACGCCGACGTGGCCCGCGAACGCCATCTCGCAGGCGGCGGCGAACAGGCCGCCGTCGCTGCGGTCGTGCATCGCGAGGATCTTGCCGTCGGCGCGCAGCGCGTTGACGGCGTCGACCAGCGCCACGAGTTGCGCCGGGTCGTCCAGGTCGGGCACCGTGTCACCGCTCTGCCCCAGCGTCTGCGCCAGAATGCTGCCCGCCATTCGGTGCTGGCCGCGGCCCAGGTCGATGAGCACGAGCGTGGTGTCGGGCTCGTTCGCATCGAGCTGCGGCGTGAGCGTGCCGCGCACATCGACCAGCGTCGCGAAGGCAGTCACGATCAGGCTCACCGGCGAGGTGACCTTCTTCTTCTCGGCGCCGTCCGACCAATGGGTGCGCATCGACAGCGAATCCTTGCCGACCGGGATCGACACGCCCAGCGCCGGGCACAGTTCGAGGCCCACGGCCTTCACGGTTTCGTACAGCGCGGCGTCTTCGCCCGGTTCGCCGCAGGCCGCCATCCAGTTGGCCGACAGCTTGACGCGCGAGAGTTCGATGGGCGCGGCCAGCAGGTTGGTAATCGCCTCGGCAACGGCCATGCGGCCCGATGCGGGCGCGTCGAGCGCGGCCAGCGGCGTGCGCTCACCCATGCTCATGGCCTCGCCTGCGAAGCCGGCGTAGTCGGCCAGGGTGACGGCGCAGTCGGCCACCGGCACCTGCCACGGGCCGACCATCTGGTCGCGGTGGCTCATGCCGCCCACGGTGCGGTCGCCGATGGTGATGAGAAAGCGCTTGGACGCCACGGTCGGGTGCGCGAGCACGTCGATCGCCGCTTTCTGCAGCTTCACGTCGGTGAGATCGAGCGGCTTGAACTGCCGGACGACCGTCTTCACGTCGCGCAGCATCTTCGGCGGCTTGCCCAGGAGCACGTCCATCGGCATGTCGACCGGCTGCGCGTCGGCGCCTTCGTCGGCCACGACCAGCTGGCGCTGCTCGGTCGCGACGCCGACGACCGAGAACGGGCAGCGCTCGCGCTCGCAAAAAGCCTTGAACTGCTCGAGTGATTCCGGCGCGATGGCCAGCACATAGCGCTCCTGGCTTTCGTTGCACCAGATTTCCTTGGGCGCGAGGCCGGACTCTTCGAGCGGCACGGCGCGCAGGTCGAAGCGCGCGCCGCGACCGGCGTCGTTGGTGAGCTCGGGGAACGCATTGCTCAGGCCGCCCGCCCCCACGTCATGGATAGCGAGGATCGGGTTGGCCGCGCCCTGCTGCCAGCAATGGTTGATGACCTCCTGCGCGCGCCGCTCGATTTCGGGGTTGCCGCGCTGTACGGAATCGAAGTCGAGTTCGGCCGCGTTGGCGCCGGTCGCCATCGAACTGGCAGCGCTGCCGCCCATGCCGATGCGCATGCCGGGACCGCCGAGCTGGATCAGCAGCGAGCCCGCGGGGAACAGGATCTTCTTCGTCTGCGTTGCGTCGATGCTGCCGAGGCCGCCCGCGATCATGACGGGCTTGTGGTAGCCGCGTTGCACCTTGTCGACGTCGCTCGCAATCGTCTGCTCGTACTCACGGAAATAGCCCAGCAGATTGGGCCGGCCGAACTCGTTGTTGAACGCGGCGCCGCCGAGCGGCCCCTCGGTCATGATTTGCAGCGGGCTCGCAATGTGCGCCGGCTTGCCGTAGTGACCGTCTTCCGGCCACAGCCTGGACACCGTGAAGCCGGTCAGGCCGGCCTTGGGCCGGGAGCCGCGGCCCGTCGCACCCTCGTCGCGGATCTCGCCGCCGGCGCCTGTGGCCGCGCCGGGAAACGGGGAGATCGCCGTCGGATGGTTGTGCGTCTCGACCTTCATCAGCACATGCATCAGCGCGCTGTCTTTCTGGTAGCGCCCGTCACCTGCGCCAGCGACCGTGCCGCCCGACCGTGCAACGAACCGTTCGATGGTGCTGCCTTCCATCACCGACGCGTTGTCCGAGTACGCGACCACCGTGTGCTGCGGGTTCTGCTTTTCGGTGTGGCGGATCATCGAAAAGAGGCTGTGCGGCTGCACGGAGCCGTCGATCGTGAAGGCGGCATTGAAGATCTTGTGACGGCAGTGCTCGCTGTTGGCCTGCGCGAACATCATCAGTTCGACATCGCTCGGATTGCGGCCGAGCCGGGTGAAGGCGTCGACCAGGTAGTCGATCTCGTCCTCGGCCAGCGCCAGGCCGAAGGTGGTGTTGGCCGCCACCAACGCAGCGCGCCCGCCCGTCAACACATCGACCTGCGCCATCGGCTGGGCCGGCAGTTCGGCGAACAGAGCAGCAGCGCCCTCCACGCCCGGCAGCACCGATTCGGTCATGCGGTCGTGCAGCAGCGCGGCCGCGGCAGCGAGCTGGTCGCCCGACAGCGCCGGCGTCTTGCCGATGAGCGGCGACTTGAGGCTCAGGTGGTATTGGGTGACGCGCTCAACGCGGCGCAGCGCGAGACCGCAGTTGTGCGCGATGTCGGTGGCCTTCGAGGCCCACGGCGAGACGGTGCCCAGCCGCGGAGTGACGACCACAGTGGTCGCCGCGTGCTTCGGCGCATCGAAGGGCTCCCCGTAGCTGAGCAACGCGGCGAACTGCTCGCGCGCGGTGACCGCCAGTGCGGTCTCGGTCACGACCAAGTGGACGAAGCGTGCGGCGATCGATTCGATCTTCGGCTCGATGGCCTGCAGCCGGGGCAGAAGCTGGCGTGCACGGAAGTCGCTGAGTGCGGCACCGCCCTCGAAAATGGTCACGATGGGGGTGGCGATGGATGCGGGCTGCGTCACGGTGATGGGGCCTTCGGCCAAGGGAGAAATGAACGATTTCTTGCCGGAAAGCCGCTGACTGGGGCCATCCGCGTTAACCCGGAATTTTAGCCGGCCGAATGGGATAATTCGAGGATGAGCATTACCTATCACGACGCCGAGGGCATCGCCGCGATGCGAACGGCGGGCCGGCTGGGCTCCGAGGTGCTGGACTACCTCACGCCCTTCATCCAACCCGGCATCACCACCAATGAAATCGATCGTCTGGCGGCCGACTACATGGTCGAGCAAGGCACGACGTCGGCCACCGTCGGATACATGGGCGCCAGCAGCGAGCCGTTCCCCAAGTCGCTTTGCACTTCGGTCAACAACGTGGTGTGCCACGGCATCCCCGACGACAAGCCGCTGAAGAAGGGCGACATCCTCAACATCGACGTGACCGTCATCAAGGACGGCTGGTTCGGCGACAACAGCCGGATGTTCATCGTCGGCGACGCCTCGATCGCGGCCAAACGGCTGTGCGCGATCACCTTCGAGGCGATGTGGCACGGCATCTTGCAGGTGCGCCCCGGTGCGCACCTGGGCGACGTCGGCCATGCGATCCAGAAGTTCGCCGAGGGGCACGGTTTCTCGATCGTGCGCGAGTTCTGCGGCCACGGCGTCGGGCGCAAGTTCCACGACGAGCCGCAGGTGCTGCACTACGGCCGCCCGGGCACGCTGGAAGAGCTCAAGCCCGGCATGATTTTCACGATCGAACCCATGATCAACGCCGGCAAGCGCGAGATCAAGGAAGACCACAAGGCCGGCAAGTACGACGGCTGGACCATCGTGACGCGGGACCGGTCGCTGTCGGCGCAGTGGGAGCATTCGGTGCTGGTCACCGAAACCGGCTACGAGGTGCTCACGCTGTCGGCCGGCAGTCCGCCGCTGCCCTCCTTCGTGACCGCTACCAAGACCTGATTTGATCGAGGCGCCCAAGATCGACGTGGCGATGTTGCGCGAGGCCTACCGCGCGAACAAGCTCGCCCTGTTCGACACGCTTCGGCTGGCGCGCGCGCCCACCCGCAGCGTCCACACGGTGCTGCGCCAGCTCTCCGCGCTGGCCGACGAAACACTGACCGCTCTGTGGGACGACGCAGGTTTCGGCGCCACGTTCACGCTGGCCGCGGTCGGCGGCTTCGGTCGTGGCGAGTTGTTTCCGTACTCCGATGTCGACGTGCTCCTGCTGCTGCCCGAAGGCCATGCAGAGGCCATCGAGCCGGCCCGGGTCGAGGCGTTCATCGGCCAGTGCTGGGACGCAGGGCTGGAGATCGGCTCGAGCGTGCGCACGGTCGACGAATGCCTGGGCGAAGCGGCCAAGGACGTCACCGTCCAGACCTCGCTGCTCGAATCGCGCTTCATCACCGGCGACAAGAAGCTCTACGCCACCTTTCGCAAGCGCTTCCTGGCCGATATCGACCCCGAAGCGTTCTTTGCGGCCAAGTCGCAGGAGCTGCGGCACCGCCACCAGAAGTTCGACAACACGCCCTATGCGCTCGAGCCCAATTGCAAGGAGTCGCCCGGCGGCCTGCGCGACCTCCAAACCATCCTGTGGATGACCAAGGCGGCAGGCTTCGGCAACCGGTGGGACGACCTCGCGAAAAACGGATTGGCCACGCCCTTCGAGGTGC
Proteins encoded:
- the map gene encoding type I methionyl aminopeptidase, whose amino-acid sequence is MSITYHDAEGIAAMRTAGRLGSEVLDYLTPFIQPGITTNEIDRLAADYMVEQGTTSATVGYMGASSEPFPKSLCTSVNNVVCHGIPDDKPLKKGDILNIDVTVIKDGWFGDNSRMFIVGDASIAAKRLCAITFEAMWHGILQVRPGAHLGDVGHAIQKFAEGHGFSIVREFCGHGVGRKFHDEPQVLHYGRPGTLEELKPGMIFTIEPMINAGKREIKEDHKAGKYDGWTIVTRDRSLSAQWEHSVLVTETGYEVLTLSAGSPPLPSFVTATKT
- the purL gene encoding phosphoribosylformylglycinamidine synthase, with protein sequence MTQPASIATPIVTIFEGGAALSDFRARQLLPRLQAIEPKIESIAARFVHLVVTETALAVTAREQFAALLSYGEPFDAPKHAATTVVVTPRLGTVSPWASKATDIAHNCGLALRRVERVTQYHLSLKSPLIGKTPALSGDQLAAAAALLHDRMTESVLPGVEGAAALFAELPAQPMAQVDVLTGGRAALVAANTTFGLALAEDEIDYLVDAFTRLGRNPSDVELMMFAQANSEHCRHKIFNAAFTIDGSVQPHSLFSMIRHTEKQNPQHTVVAYSDNASVMEGSTIERFVARSGGTVAGAGDGRYQKDSALMHVLMKVETHNHPTAISPFPGAATGAGGEIRDEGATGRGSRPKAGLTGFTVSRLWPEDGHYGKPAHIASPLQIMTEGPLGGAAFNNEFGRPNLLGYFREYEQTIASDVDKVQRGYHKPVMIAGGLGSIDATQTKKILFPAGSLLIQLGGPGMRIGMGGSAASSMATGANAAELDFDSVQRGNPEIERRAQEVINHCWQQGAANPILAIHDVGAGGLSNAFPELTNDAGRGARFDLRAVPLEESGLAPKEIWCNESQERYVLAIAPESLEQFKAFCERERCPFSVVGVATEQRQLVVADEGADAQPVDMPMDVLLGKPPKMLRDVKTVVRQFKPLDLTDVKLQKAAIDVLAHPTVASKRFLITIGDRTVGGMSHRDQMVGPWQVPVADCAVTLADYAGFAGEAMSMGERTPLAALDAPASGRMAVAEAITNLLAAPIELSRVKLSANWMAACGEPGEDAALYETVKAVGLELCPALGVSIPVGKDSLSMRTHWSDGAEKKKVTSPVSLIVTAFATLVDVRGTLTPQLDANEPDTTLVLIDLGRGQHRMAGSILAQTLGQSGDTVPDLDDPAQLVALVDAVNALRADGKILAMHDRSDGGLFAAACEMAFAGHVGVALNVDMLVTEGDGISDSRMETGDAKNWAQQVSARREELTLKALFSEELGMLLQVRTETRNDVMQVLRAHGLSAHSHFVGKTRPASSTMDAGKGKVEVWRDAKSVFSASLHDLHQVWDSVSWKIARERDNPACADAEHAAAGDPVDPGMHVFLPLPPEEGRGEGIAPAYLQSRPKVAILREQGVNSHVEMAYTFTEAGFEAYDVHMTDLQSGRADLADFKGVVACGGFSYGDTLGAGIGWARSITFNPKLSAQFQAFFGRADTFGLGVCNGCQMFAELADIIPGAEAWPRFTTNQSERFEARLAMVEVLESPSIFFGGLAGSRLPIAVAHGEGYANFKHRGDASKAIAAMRYVDNHGQSTEQYPFNPNGSAGGLTSVTTLDGRFTAVMPHPERVFRNIQMSWTSEDKSAFSPWMQIWRNARKWVG